A portion of the Burkholderia pseudomultivorans genome contains these proteins:
- the alaS gene encoding alanine--tRNA ligase — translation MKAAEIREKFLKFFESKGHTIVRSSSLVPGNDPTLMFTNSGMVQFKDVFLGTDQRPYSRATTAQRSVRAGGKHNDLENVGYTARHHTFFEMLGNFSFGDYFKHDAIKFAWELLTTVYQLPKEKLWVTVYQEDDEAYDIWAKDVGVPTERIIRIGDNKGARYASDNFWTMGDTGPCGPCTEIFYDHGPDVWGGPPGSPEEDGDRYIEIWNLVFMQFNRDAQGNMTRLPKQSVDTGMGLERLAAVLQHVHSNYEIDLFQNLIKAAARVTETSDLNNNSLKVIADHIRACAFLIVDGVIPGNEGRGYVLRRIVRRAIRHGYKLGRKGAFFHQLVADLVAEMGVAYPELKEAEQRVTDVLRQEEERFFETIEHGMSILEAALADVEAKGGKVLDGELAFKLHDTYGFPLDLTADVCRERGMTVDEPAFDDAMARQREQARAAGKFKATQGLEYTGAKTTFHGYEEIAFDDAKVVALYVDGSAVNEVKTGQDAVVVLDHTPFYAESGGQVGDQGVLANAATRFAVADTLKVQADVIGHHGTLEQGTLKVGDVLRAEIDAHRRARTQRNHSATHLMHKALREVLGAHVQQKGSLVDADKTRFDFAHNAPLSDDEIRRVEQIVNDEILANAPGIVRVMPYDEAVKGGAMALFGEKYGDEVRVLDLGFSRELCGGTHVSRTGDIGLFKIVMEGGVAAGIRRVEAITGDNAVRYVQELDARVNEAAAALKAQPSELTQRIAQVQDQVKSLEKELSALKSKLASSQGDELAQQAVEVGGVHVLAATLDGADAKTLRETVDKLKDKLKSAAIVLAAVEGGKVSLIAGVTADASKKVKAGELVNFVAQQVGGKGGGRPDMAQAGGTEPANLPAALAGVKGWVEERL, via the coding sequence ATGAAAGCTGCCGAAATCCGCGAGAAATTTCTCAAATTCTTCGAATCGAAGGGCCATACGATCGTCCGCTCGTCGAGCCTCGTGCCCGGTAACGACCCCACGCTGATGTTCACGAACTCGGGCATGGTCCAGTTCAAGGACGTGTTCCTCGGCACGGACCAGCGCCCGTACTCGCGCGCCACGACGGCGCAGCGCAGCGTGCGCGCGGGCGGCAAGCACAACGACCTCGAGAACGTCGGCTACACCGCGCGTCACCACACCTTCTTCGAGATGCTCGGCAACTTCTCGTTCGGCGACTACTTCAAGCACGACGCGATCAAGTTCGCGTGGGAACTGCTGACGACCGTCTACCAGCTGCCGAAGGAAAAGCTGTGGGTCACCGTCTACCAGGAAGACGACGAGGCGTACGACATCTGGGCGAAGGACGTCGGCGTGCCGACCGAGCGGATCATCCGGATCGGCGACAACAAGGGCGCGCGCTACGCGTCGGACAACTTCTGGACGATGGGCGACACGGGCCCGTGCGGTCCGTGCACCGAGATCTTCTACGATCACGGCCCGGACGTGTGGGGCGGCCCGCCGGGATCGCCCGAGGAAGACGGCGACCGCTACATCGAGATCTGGAACCTCGTGTTCATGCAGTTCAACCGCGACGCGCAGGGCAACATGACGCGCCTGCCGAAGCAGTCGGTCGATACCGGCATGGGCCTCGAGCGTCTCGCCGCGGTGCTGCAGCACGTGCACAGCAACTATGAAATCGACCTGTTCCAGAACCTGATCAAGGCCGCCGCGCGCGTGACCGAGACCAGCGACCTGAACAACAACTCGCTGAAGGTGATCGCCGACCACATCCGCGCGTGCGCGTTCCTGATCGTCGACGGCGTGATTCCCGGCAACGAAGGTCGCGGCTACGTGCTGCGCCGGATCGTGCGCCGCGCGATCCGCCACGGCTACAAGCTCGGCCGCAAGGGCGCGTTCTTCCATCAGCTGGTGGCCGACCTCGTCGCCGAGATGGGCGTCGCGTATCCGGAGCTGAAGGAAGCCGAGCAGCGCGTGACCGACGTGCTGCGCCAGGAAGAGGAGCGCTTCTTCGAGACCATCGAGCACGGCATGTCGATCCTCGAGGCCGCGCTGGCCGATGTCGAGGCGAAGGGCGGCAAGGTGCTCGACGGCGAACTCGCGTTCAAGCTGCACGATACGTACGGCTTCCCGCTCGACCTCACGGCCGACGTGTGCCGCGAGCGCGGGATGACGGTCGACGAGCCGGCGTTCGACGACGCGATGGCGCGCCAGCGCGAGCAGGCGCGCGCGGCCGGCAAGTTCAAGGCGACGCAGGGCCTCGAATACACGGGCGCGAAGACCACCTTCCACGGCTACGAGGAAATCGCGTTCGACGACGCGAAGGTCGTCGCGCTGTACGTCGACGGCTCGGCCGTCAACGAGGTGAAGACCGGCCAGGATGCGGTCGTCGTGCTCGACCACACGCCGTTCTACGCGGAATCGGGCGGCCAGGTCGGCGACCAGGGCGTGCTCGCGAATGCGGCGACGCGCTTCGCGGTGGCCGACACGCTGAAGGTGCAGGCCGACGTGATCGGCCATCACGGCACGCTCGAGCAGGGCACGCTGAAGGTCGGCGACGTGCTGCGCGCGGAGATCGACGCGCACCGCCGCGCACGCACGCAGCGCAACCACTCGGCGACCCACCTGATGCACAAGGCGCTGCGCGAAGTGCTCGGCGCGCACGTGCAGCAGAAGGGTTCGCTCGTCGATGCGGACAAGACCCGCTTCGACTTCGCGCACAACGCGCCGCTGAGCGACGACGAAATCCGTCGCGTCGAGCAGATCGTCAACGACGAAATCCTGGCGAACGCGCCGGGCATCGTGCGCGTGATGCCGTACGACGAAGCGGTGAAGGGCGGCGCGATGGCGCTGTTCGGCGAGAAGTACGGCGACGAGGTGCGCGTGCTCGATCTGGGCTTCTCGCGCGAACTGTGCGGCGGCACGCACGTGAGCCGCACCGGCGACATCGGCCTGTTCAAGATCGTGATGGAAGGCGGCGTCGCAGCCGGCATCCGTCGCGTCGAGGCGATCACCGGCGACAACGCGGTGCGCTACGTGCAGGAACTCGACGCGCGCGTGAACGAAGCGGCCGCCGCGCTGAAGGCGCAGCCGTCGGAGCTGACGCAGCGCATCGCGCAGGTGCAGGACCAGGTGAAGTCGCTCGAGAAGGAGCTGTCGGCGCTGAAGTCGAAGCTCGCGTCGAGCCAGGGCGACGAGCTCGCGCAGCAGGCCGTCGAAGTCGGCGGCGTGCACGTGCTGGCCGCGACGCTCGACGGCGCCGATGCGAAGACGCTGCGCGAGACGGTCGACAAGCTGAAGGACAAGCTGAAGAGCGCGGCGATCGTGCTCGCGGCGGTCGAGGGCGGCAAGGTCAGCCTGATCGCCGGCGTGACGGCCGATGCGAGCAAGAAGGTCAAGGCCGGCGAGCTCGTGAACTTCGTCGCGCAGCAGGTCGGCGGCAAGGGCGGCGGCCGTCCCGACATGGCGCAGGCGGGCGGCACCGAGCCGGCCAACCTGCCGGCGGCGCTCGCGGGCGTCAAGGGCTGGGTGGAAGAGCGCCTCTGA
- a CDS encoding LysR family transcriptional regulator — translation MDLAALAIFRAVVRENGVTRAAAKLNRVQSNVTTRIKQLEEELGAALFVRDGRRLVLTPAGQTLLPYAERLLALADEARDAVREDTPRGRLRLGTMESTAASRLPAVLARYHHAWPDVSLELVTGTTGWLIDKVRDFEVDAALFARPPAPDMLPDTFETVPVFREDLVLLTPRGHPPVRTPRDVVLPTLVAFERGCSYRKYVEQWYAAHGMKPARVLELGSYHAIVACVAAGAGIAVAPRSVLDRQPEAGNVAQHEIAELHGIDTLLAWRHGYASAALAALRDALAEAARQTDDAAAQRTVAMPA, via the coding sequence ATGGACCTGGCGGCGCTGGCGATTTTCCGCGCCGTCGTGCGCGAGAACGGCGTGACGCGCGCGGCGGCGAAGCTCAATCGCGTGCAGTCGAACGTGACGACGCGCATCAAGCAGCTCGAGGAGGAGCTCGGCGCCGCGCTGTTCGTGCGCGACGGCCGCCGGCTGGTGCTGACGCCGGCCGGACAGACGCTGCTGCCGTATGCGGAGCGCCTGCTCGCGCTCGCCGACGAGGCGCGCGACGCGGTGCGCGAAGACACGCCGCGCGGCCGGCTGCGGCTCGGCACGATGGAGAGCACGGCCGCGAGCCGGCTGCCGGCCGTGCTGGCGCGCTATCACCATGCGTGGCCCGACGTGTCGCTCGAACTCGTGACGGGCACGACCGGCTGGCTGATCGACAAGGTACGCGACTTCGAGGTCGACGCCGCGCTGTTCGCGCGGCCGCCCGCGCCCGACATGCTGCCCGACACGTTCGAGACGGTGCCGGTCTTCCGCGAGGACCTGGTGCTGCTGACGCCGCGCGGCCATCCGCCGGTGCGCACGCCGCGCGACGTGGTCCTGCCGACGCTGGTCGCATTCGAGCGCGGCTGCTCGTACCGCAAGTACGTCGAGCAGTGGTATGCAGCGCACGGGATGAAGCCGGCGCGCGTGCTCGAACTCGGCTCGTATCACGCGATCGTCGCGTGCGTCGCGGCCGGCGCCGGCATCGCGGTCGCGCCGCGTTCGGTGCTCGACCGGCAGCCGGAAGCCGGCAACGTCGCGCAGCACGAGATCGCCGAACTCCACGGCATCGACACGCTGCTCGCGTGGCGGCACGGCTATGCGTCGGCGGCGCTCGCCGCGCTGCGCGATGCGCTGGCGGAAGCCGCGCGGCAGACGGACGACGCAGCGGCACAGCGGACCGTCGCGATGCCCGCCTGA